The stretch of DNA TTGGCCATCGCAGTCTCCTCTCGTTCGCTCGTCGATGACATCCTCATGCCATCGTACCCCGAACCGGAGACTACGCCTTCCCCTATCATTTCATATGGTTAGTGCTTCGCTTAATGCTTATGGCGTGCGCACAGCGCACGCTACCCCAACTCCGATCCCGCACGTATATTGTTCGAGTAGGCAATCAGGCAGCGTTTTCCATCACGAAGCTATGCAACATTGGTGTCAGTTGCGTGATCGCTTCTTCGAGCTGATTGAGTGCCGCGTGCGCTGCGGATAGTTCTCCTTGTCTGCTGAGATTCTCCAAGCGTAATGCTGCCGATGCGGCTGGCGCTGCGGCAAAGTTGCTGAGAGATCCTCTGAGCGAATTGGCCGCGAAGGTGAGGGCATGTGAATCCTGATGAGTCAAGGCTGTTCGCATGCTCTCAAGATGTTTGGGGCATTCTTGTAAAAAGATAGAAATAATTTCGTTGAGGAATTGTTGGTCTCCATCGACACGAGCTAAGGCTGCGCTCACGTCGAAGCCGATGTCGTCAGCAAGTGCAGACGATGCGACTTCAGCATCTCCAATAGGGGAGGTCCGACTGGTATGGCGTTCGAGAGCGGCCATCAGGTCAGGAGCGGTCAGTGGCTTGACGAGGGCGTCATCCATCCCAGCCTCTAAGCATTGCTCATAGGTTGTTCCATCGTCTCCGAGCAATCCGATGAGAGGGGTGTACGTTTGCTCTTCACGGTCGCGCTGGCGGATTTCCGCTGCGCTGACAATCCCGCTCATGCCAGACAGATTGTGGGCAATCAACACCGCGACGTAAGAAATGTTGGCATGGGCTTCGACCCCCTCATGGCCGTCGGTCGCAATGTCGACGCGATAGCCGCTTTGTGTGAGGAGCCGCGCCGCGAGTTTTTGCCCTTCCGGAGCGCTATCAATCACGAGCACCCGAGGTCGCTTCCGGGCGCGTGCTTCACTTAACGTATAGCGTGTCACAAGAGATGAATTGGGTGCGACTGTTTTCGGTGGCTGGTTCATGACGGTGGCGAGACACTCAAACAGTAATGACTGTGGCACCGGTTTGGGTAAATACGCGTCGATCCCTGCTTGACGTGCCCGTTGCGCGTCACCTTTCTTGCCGGTTGCCGTTAGTAAGATAATCCGGAGGGCAGCGAGCGTTGGGTTGTCGCGCAGCGTTGCCACAAAAGAGAGCACG from Deltaproteobacteria bacterium encodes:
- a CDS encoding response regulator — translated: MEVAQEPSQEGTVWFTVTLERQPPKALAAPPPRAHLHDVRVLIVGDQQMTLHEQLVSWGMASHSVADPEYAKQMLSVAAEVESPYDLVLINWATVDHDVLSFVATLRDNPTLAALRIILLTATGKKGDAQRARQAGIDAYLPKPVPQSLLFECLATVMNQPPKTVAPNSSLVTRYTLSEARARKRPRVLVIDSAPEGQKLAARLLTQSGYRVDIATDGHEGVEAHANISYVAVLIAHNLSGMSGIVSAAEIRQRDREEQTYTPLIGLLGDDGTTYEQCLEAGMDDALVKPLTAPDLMAALERHTSRTSPIGDAEVASSALADDIGFDVSAALARVDGDQQFLNEIISIFLQECPKHLESMRTALTHQDSHALTFAANSLRGSLSNFAAAPAASAALRLENLSRQGELSAAHAALNQLEEAITQLTPMLHSFVMENAA